In Janibacter cremeus, a genomic segment contains:
- a CDS encoding DUF3515 family protein translates to MPSSPRRRPRVVPAGLSLLAVAALGACAGPVQVAIPVQAEGAACAAASEHWPDEIAGEAPRETDPSDPTVIAWGDPAVIARCGMPALGPTENQCIVVDGIDWVAEDLGDGTKLTTFGREPAIEVLVPDEHGPAPLLLPAFSGAAKQLPTNDYACS, encoded by the coding sequence GTGCCTTCTTCTCCTCGCCGTCGCCCGCGCGTCGTCCCGGCAGGCCTGAGCCTGCTCGCCGTCGCGGCCCTGGGTGCCTGTGCCGGGCCGGTGCAGGTGGCGATCCCGGTCCAGGCGGAGGGCGCTGCCTGCGCTGCTGCGAGCGAGCACTGGCCGGACGAGATCGCCGGCGAGGCACCGAGGGAGACCGACCCGAGCGACCCGACCGTCATCGCCTGGGGGGACCCCGCCGTCATCGCCCGGTGCGGGATGCCCGCGCTCGGGCCGACGGAGAACCAGTGCATCGTCGTCGACGGCATCGACTGGGTCGCCGAGGACCTCGGTGACGGGACGAAGCTGACCACCTTCGGCAGGGAGCCGGCGATCGAGGTCCTCGTCCCCGACGAGCACGGGCCGGCACCACTGCTGCTCCCGGCCTTCAGCGGCGCGGCGAAGCAGCTCCCGACCAACGACTACGCCTGCAGCTGA
- a CDS encoding D-alanine--D-alanine ligase family protein: MSSHPNRKPRVAVVFGGRSSEHAVSCATAAGVLRAIDRDAYDVLPVGITRDGAWVLASDDPDRLALTPTQTPQVEDTGSEVVLPTRAGESTLSVHRTGEALETLGEVDVVFPLLHGPYGEDGTLQGMLELTDMRYVGSGVLASAAGMDKHYMKVVFAGAGLPVGPYTVITDRQWRRDKAAAMDAVESLHFPVFVKPCRAGSSMGVSKVERSDQLEGAIEAAREHDLKVIVEQGVSGREIECSVLEGRGLDAPRTSLPGEIVVESGRGHDFYDFEAKYLDDSSVRLSCPADLPQAEAAEVRRLAAAAFEALACEGPARVDCFVTDGGTVLINEINTMPGFTPTSMYPRMWAESGVSYPELVDELIQLALERPVGLR, encoded by the coding sequence ATGAGCAGCCATCCGAATCGCAAGCCTCGCGTCGCCGTCGTCTTCGGCGGCAGGTCCTCCGAGCACGCGGTCTCGTGTGCCACCGCGGCGGGTGTGCTGCGCGCGATCGACCGTGACGCCTACGACGTCCTGCCCGTGGGCATCACCCGGGACGGCGCGTGGGTCCTCGCCTCGGACGACCCGGACCGGTTGGCGCTCACCCCCACCCAGACCCCGCAGGTCGAGGACACCGGGAGCGAGGTCGTCCTGCCGACGCGCGCCGGCGAGAGCACGCTGAGTGTGCACCGCACCGGTGAGGCGCTGGAGACCCTCGGTGAGGTGGACGTCGTCTTCCCGCTGCTCCACGGACCCTACGGTGAGGACGGCACCCTGCAGGGGATGCTCGAGCTCACCGACATGCGGTATGTCGGCTCCGGGGTGCTGGCCTCGGCCGCGGGCATGGACAAGCACTACATGAAGGTCGTCTTCGCCGGCGCGGGGCTGCCCGTCGGCCCGTACACCGTCATCACCGACCGGCAGTGGCGTCGGGACAAGGCTGCTGCGATGGATGCGGTGGAGTCGCTGCACTTCCCGGTCTTCGTCAAGCCCTGCCGCGCCGGTTCCTCGATGGGTGTGTCCAAGGTCGAGCGCTCCGACCAGCTCGAGGGGGCGATCGAGGCCGCGCGCGAGCACGACCTGAAGGTCATCGTCGAGCAGGGCGTCTCCGGCCGTGAGATCGAGTGCTCCGTCCTCGAGGGGCGCGGTCTGGACGCTCCACGCACGTCCCTGCCCGGCGAGATCGTCGTCGAGTCCGGTCGCGGCCACGACTTCTACGACTTCGAGGCGAAGTACCTCGATGACTCGTCCGTGCGTCTGTCCTGCCCGGCGGACCTGCCGCAGGCCGAGGCCGCAGAGGTACGCCGCCTCGCTGCCGCCGCCTTCGAGGCGTTGGCGTGCGAGGGACCGGCCCGGGTCGACTGCTTCGTCACCGACGGGGGCACGGTCCTGATCAACGAGATCAACACGATGCCCGGCTTCACACCGACCTCGATGTACCCACGCATGTGGGCCGAGAGCGGCGTGAGCTACCCCGAGCTCGTCGACGAGCTGATCCAGCTCGCGCTGGAGCGCCCCGTCGGCCTGAGGTAG
- a CDS encoding trans-sulfuration enzyme family protein → MSAPRPSGTPATPHSPELSPRTQVVAAGRPPRAPGASLNPPVTFTSTYIADGPVNYARVDNPTWTPFEEAVGGLEGGQALLYSSGMAAVVAVLALVPRGGVVVAPAAAYNGVVVSLTEAAQEGLLEVRWVDITDTAGVRAALPGADLIWLESPTNPLLDVADLAGLTAAAHEAGALVAVDNTFATPLLQRPLDEGADIVVHSATKYLAGHSDVILGLTVTNDDEPGRELRTRLARHRTLGGAIAGPMEAWLALRGLRTLSLRLERACENAVELARRLADHPRVSRVRYPGWGAVVSVEVAGRTDGADEAEALAAGTRIWSNSTSLGGVESQLERRRRQPGEPEAVPVNLVRMSVGVEDVDDLWRDLEQSLAALG, encoded by the coding sequence ATGAGCGCCCCACGCCCGAGCGGCACCCCCGCCACCCCCCACTCCCCCGAACTGTCCCCGCGGACGCAGGTCGTGGCAGCCGGACGCCCCCCGCGTGCACCGGGCGCGTCGCTCAATCCCCCGGTCACCTTCACCTCGACCTACATCGCCGACGGGCCGGTCAACTACGCGCGCGTCGACAACCCGACGTGGACCCCCTTCGAGGAGGCCGTCGGTGGGCTCGAAGGGGGTCAGGCGCTCCTCTACTCCTCGGGTATGGCCGCGGTCGTGGCCGTGCTCGCGCTCGTCCCCCGGGGCGGCGTCGTCGTCGCCCCGGCCGCCGCCTACAACGGCGTCGTCGTCTCGCTCACCGAGGCCGCCCAGGAGGGGCTGCTCGAGGTGCGCTGGGTCGACATCACCGACACCGCCGGGGTCCGCGCGGCACTGCCCGGCGCCGACCTGATCTGGTTGGAGTCCCCGACCAACCCCCTGCTCGACGTCGCGGACCTGGCAGGGCTCACCGCGGCCGCACACGAGGCCGGCGCGCTGGTCGCGGTCGACAACACCTTCGCCACGCCGCTGCTGCAACGTCCCCTCGACGAGGGCGCCGACATCGTCGTGCACTCGGCGACGAAGTACCTGGCCGGCCACTCCGACGTGATCCTCGGCCTGACGGTGACCAATGACGACGAGCCCGGCCGCGAGCTGCGCACGCGCCTGGCCCGCCACCGCACCCTGGGCGGGGCCATCGCGGGACCGATGGAGGCCTGGCTCGCCCTGCGCGGGCTGCGCACCCTCTCCCTTCGCCTCGAGCGGGCCTGCGAGAACGCCGTCGAGCTCGCCCGGCGACTGGCCGACCACCCACGTGTCTCCCGGGTGCGCTACCCCGGCTGGGGCGCGGTGGTCTCCGTCGAGGTCGCCGGGCGCACCGATGGCGCGGACGAGGCCGAGGCGCTCGCCGCCGGGACCCGCATCTGGTCGAACTCGACCAGCCTCGGGGGCGTCGAGTCACAACTCGAGCGACGCCGCCGCCAGCCCGGCGAGCCGGAGGCCGTCCCGGTCAACCTCGTGCGGATGTCGGTCGGCGTCGAGGACGTCGACGACCTGTGGCGCGACCTCGAGCAGTCCCTGGCCGCGCTGGGCTGA
- a CDS encoding NAD(P)H-dependent glycerol-3-phosphate dehydrogenase — MNHIAVFGAGSWGTAFASILADAGNDVRVWGRRPELVEQLNRGVNEDYAPGIELSSRISASTDPERVVDGAGIVVLSVPSQSLRDNLTQWAPLLTGEKIIVSLMKGIELGTTKRMSEVIHEVAGVPLERISAVSGPNLSREIIQRQPAATVVACPDERSADTVAAACQTSYFRPYTSPDLVGAEIGGAVKNVIALAVGMASGLGMGDNTKATIITRGLAETTRLAMALGADPRTMSGLAGVGDLIATCMSPLSRNHSFGVKLGQGLTLEEVTAQTKQTAEGVKSCSSILELAHGNGVDVPIIEQVNRAVHEAVPVTEIGRELLARARKSETD; from the coding sequence GTGAACCACATCGCCGTCTTTGGTGCCGGGAGCTGGGGTACCGCTTTCGCGTCGATCCTCGCCGACGCGGGGAACGACGTACGGGTGTGGGGTCGACGCCCCGAGCTGGTCGAGCAGCTCAACCGGGGCGTCAACGAGGACTACGCGCCCGGGATCGAGCTGTCGTCGCGGATCTCCGCCTCGACGGATCCTGAGCGCGTCGTCGACGGCGCCGGGATCGTCGTCCTCTCCGTGCCCTCGCAGTCCCTGCGCGACAACCTCACCCAGTGGGCCCCGCTGCTCACGGGCGAGAAGATCATCGTCTCGCTGATGAAGGGCATCGAGCTCGGCACGACGAAGCGGATGAGCGAGGTCATCCACGAGGTCGCCGGGGTCCCGCTCGAACGCATCTCTGCGGTGAGCGGACCGAATCTCTCCCGCGAGATCATCCAGCGCCAGCCGGCCGCAACCGTCGTCGCCTGCCCGGACGAGCGCTCTGCCGACACGGTCGCGGCGGCGTGCCAGACGAGCTACTTCCGCCCCTACACCTCGCCCGACCTCGTCGGCGCCGAGATCGGGGGAGCGGTCAAGAACGTCATCGCGCTCGCCGTGGGCATGGCCTCCGGCCTGGGGATGGGCGACAACACCAAGGCGACGATCATCACCCGGGGCCTCGCCGAGACCACCCGACTGGCCATGGCACTGGGCGCGGACCCGCGCACGATGTCGGGTCTCGCCGGCGTCGGCGACCTCATCGCCACCTGCATGTCGCCGCTCTCGCGCAACCACTCCTTCGGGGTCAAGCTCGGTCAGGGCCTGACGCTGGAGGAGGTCACCGCGCAGACCAAGCAGACCGCGGAGGGCGTGAAGTCCTGCTCATCCATCCTCGAGCTCGCCCACGGCAACGGCGTCGACGTGCCGATCATCGAGCAGGTCAACCGTGCCGTGCACGAGGCGGTCCCGGTCACGGAAATAGGCCGCGAGCTGCTCGCCCGCGCCCGCAAGTCCGAGACGGACTAG
- a CDS encoding lysophospholipid acyltransferase family protein: MTTHRMPTPVMYRVVAGVLRPVLRALMRYEVSGLEHLPRSGGFIVAPNHVSHIDPFPWAHVLYDQGRAPVFLAKSSLFETPVVRSVMRHTHQVRVDRETAGAASSLGPAIRAIEAGACVAVYPEGSLTRDPDMWPMRGKTGAARLALQAGCPVIPIAQWGTQDLLAPYARRPTISRRRTLVRIDFGPPVELSDLRCNPVTREAIHAGTDRIMQALTHGLEQLRGAKAPTERFDPKAHGLRSTGDYRSGGKS, from the coding sequence ATGACCACCCACCGCATGCCGACCCCGGTCATGTACCGGGTCGTGGCGGGTGTCCTGCGTCCGGTGCTGCGGGCACTGATGCGCTACGAGGTCAGTGGGCTGGAGCACCTCCCCCGCTCGGGTGGCTTCATCGTCGCGCCGAACCACGTCTCGCACATCGACCCCTTCCCGTGGGCGCACGTGCTCTACGACCAGGGACGCGCGCCGGTCTTCCTGGCCAAGAGCAGCCTCTTCGAGACCCCCGTCGTCCGGTCGGTCATGCGGCACACCCACCAGGTGCGGGTCGACCGCGAGACGGCGGGTGCGGCGAGCTCGCTCGGGCCCGCGATCCGGGCGATCGAGGCCGGCGCGTGCGTGGCCGTCTACCCCGAGGGCTCGCTCACCCGCGACCCCGACATGTGGCCCATGCGCGGCAAGACCGGTGCCGCACGCCTGGCGCTGCAGGCCGGCTGCCCGGTCATCCCGATTGCCCAGTGGGGGACGCAGGACCTGCTGGCCCCCTATGCCCGGAGGCCCACCATCTCGCGACGACGCACTCTGGTCCGGATCGACTTCGGCCCGCCGGTCGAGCTGTCGGACCTACGCTGCAACCCGGTGACCCGAGAGGCGATCCACGCCGGCACCGACCGGATCATGCAGGCCCTCACCCACGGGCTGGAGCAGCTGCGTGGGGCGAAGGCGCCGACCGAACGCTTCGACCCCAAGGCCCACGGACTGCGGTCCACGGGTGACTACCGATCAGGAGGAAAGTCGTGA
- a CDS encoding HU family DNA-binding protein: MNKAELVKALEERLGSRKAAQEALEVVLDTIVREVAKGGRVAITGFGTFEKAARAARTGRNPRTGEVVKIKKTTVPRFKAGTSFKTYVADPKSLPKAAPAAARAAAGTVTSAAGTARAIAGGAVPGGKKGKKTSAESKPAAAKSTPAKKSTASKSSSAKKATSAKKSTPAKSTASKSSAKKATPAKKSSASTSTASKSTAKKSTPAKKSTASKSTSAKKATPAKKSSASKSTASKSTAKKSTPAKKSTASKSTSAKKTTPAKKTAASSSDSGTS; this comes from the coding sequence GTGAACAAGGCAGAACTCGTCAAGGCTCTCGAAGAGAGGCTGGGTAGCCGGAAGGCGGCCCAGGAGGCACTGGAGGTCGTGCTCGACACGATCGTCCGTGAGGTGGCCAAGGGGGGGCGCGTCGCCATCACCGGTTTCGGCACCTTCGAGAAGGCGGCCCGCGCAGCTCGGACCGGCCGCAACCCGCGCACCGGTGAGGTCGTGAAGATCAAGAAGACCACGGTCCCGCGCTTCAAGGCGGGCACGAGCTTCAAGACCTACGTCGCCGACCCCAAGTCGCTGCCGAAGGCCGCCCCCGCCGCGGCGCGTGCCGCAGCCGGCACCGTCACCTCCGCAGCGGGCACCGCTCGAGCCATCGCCGGTGGCGCCGTCCCGGGCGGCAAGAAGGGCAAGAAGACCTCGGCGGAGTCGAAGCCCGCGGCCGCGAAGTCGACCCCGGCGAAGAAGAGCACTGCGTCGAAGTCGTCGTCGGCCAAGAAGGCCACTTCGGCCAAGAAGTCGACCCCGGCGAAGTCGACCGCGTCGAAGTCGTCGGCCAAGAAGGCCACTCCGGCGAAGAAGTCGAGTGCGTCGACGTCGACCGCGTCGAAGTCCACGGCCAAGAAGTCGACCCCGGCGAAGAAGAGCACCGCGTCGAAGTCGACGTCGGCCAAGAAGGCCACTCCGGCGAAGAAGTCGAGTGCGTCGAAGTCGACCGCGTCGAAGTCCACGGCCAAGAAGTCGACCCCGGCGAAGAAGAGCACCGCGTCGAAGTCGACGTCGGCCAAGAAGACCACTCCGGCGAAGAAGACCGCCGCGAGCAGCTCGGACTCCGGCACCAGCTGA
- the leuD gene encoding 3-isopropylmalate dehydratase small subunit: MEKFTTHTGTGVPLRRSNVDTDQIIPAVYLKRVSRTGFEDGLFAAWRNDETFVLNQPAYQDGSVLVVGPDFGTGSSREHAVWALKDYGFRVVISSRFADIFRGNSGKQGLLAAQVAQDDVELLWKYLENTPGAQITVDLTARTVVAGDITCAFHVDDYTRWRLIEGLDDIGLTMRHEQDVTDFEASRPSWKPTTQPV; this comes from the coding sequence ATGGAGAAGTTCACGACACACACCGGCACGGGCGTCCCGCTGCGCCGCAGCAATGTCGACACCGACCAGATCATCCCGGCGGTGTACCTCAAGCGGGTCTCCCGCACCGGCTTCGAGGACGGCCTCTTCGCCGCGTGGCGCAACGACGAGACCTTCGTGCTCAACCAGCCCGCGTACCAGGACGGTTCGGTCCTCGTCGTCGGCCCCGACTTCGGTACCGGGTCCTCGCGCGAGCACGCAGTCTGGGCGCTGAAGGACTACGGCTTCAGGGTCGTCATCTCCTCGCGCTTCGCCGACATCTTCCGGGGCAACTCCGGCAAGCAGGGCCTGCTCGCCGCGCAGGTCGCCCAGGACGACGTCGAACTGCTGTGGAAGTACCTCGAGAACACCCCGGGCGCGCAGATCACCGTCGACCTCACGGCGAGGACCGTGGTCGCCGGGGACATCACCTGCGCCTTCCACGTGGACGACTACACGCGGTGGCGCCTCATCGAGGGCCTCGACGACATCGGCCTGACGATGCGGCACGAGCAGGACGTCACCGACTTCGAGGCCTCGCGACCGAGTTGGAAGCCGACGACGCAGCCGGTCTGA